In one Dama dama isolate Ldn47 chromosome 5, ASM3311817v1, whole genome shotgun sequence genomic region, the following are encoded:
- the GHDC gene encoding GH3 domain-containing protein isoform X2 has product MLLLLLSLLLLLPLAVLLWRPRSWDARQSWLVRLQHRVAWGALRWAAAWQQKRLAQSTLHVGQSQQQALRRCLHGAQGPRCTLRGSTDISTFRNHLPLTKASQAQEEESGGQPLPPTSNRYHGEGSLQATLLGLAALNKAYPEVLAPGGTARVTASSPWPYPLPWPWHALGQVSPTGAKDPRVLLLEALRSPGLQALEAGTATELLDVFLDLEAHGEELAEAIAAGNPGAPLPRRAAELREALEQGTRGLALRLWPKLQVVVTLDAGGQAEAVAALGALWCQGLTFFSPAYAASGGVLGLSLWPEQPHGLYLLPPGAPFIELLPLKEETREEATPTVLLAEAQKGKEYELVLTNHASLTRCRLGDVVQVVGIYNQCPVVKFICRLGQTLSVRGEDTDSSEGSAPHYEVFVALKGLRNLSEENRDKLDHCLQETSTRYKYLRFRGSMGPAQVHLVGQGAFRELRAALAACPSAPFPPEMPRVLRHRPLAQCLQRRVVS; this is encoded by the exons atgctgctgctgctgctgtccctgttgctgctgctgccactggCCGTACTCCTGTGGCGGCCGCGGTCCTGGGATGCCAGGCAGTCCTGGCTTGTCCGCCTCCAGCACCGTGTGGCGTGGGGGGCCCTGCGCTGGGCAGCTGCCTGGCAGCAGAAGAGACTAGCGCAGAGCACGCTGCACGTGGGCCAGAGCCAGCAGCAGGCCCTGAGGCGGTGTCTGCATGGAGCCCAGGGTCCCCGCTGTACCCTCAGAGGAAGCACAG ATATAAGCACCTTCCGGAATCATCTCCCTCTGACCAAGGCCAGCCAGGCCCAGGAGGAAGAAAGTGGGGGGCAGCCCTTGCCCCCCACCTCAAACCGGTACCATGGAGAGGGCTCTCTGCAG GCCACCTTGCTGGGTTTGGCCGCCCTAAACAAGGCCTACCCGGAAGTGCTGGCTCCAGGAGGCACAGCCCGTGTGACTGCTTCCTCCCCTTGGCCCTACCCCCTCCCCTGGCCTTGGCATGCCCTGGGCCAGGTGAGCCCCACTGGAGCCAAGGACCCAAGGGTCCTGCTGCTGGAGGCATTGAGGTCCCCAGGGCTGCAGGCTCTGGAAGCTGGGACGGCCACAGAGCTCCTAGATGTCTTCTTGGACCTGGAGGCCCATGGGGAAGAGCTGGCTGAGGCCATCGCTGCTGGGAACCCAGGAGCACCTCTCCCCAGACGGGCAGCTGAGCTGCGAGAGGCCCTGGAGCAGGGAACCCGAGGATTGGCCCTTCGGCTCTGGCCAAAACTGCAGGTGGTGGTGACTCTGGACGCAGGAGGCCAGGCTGAGGCTGTGGCCGCCCTGGGGGCCTTGTGGTGCCAAGGGCTCACCTTCTTCTCACCCGCTTACGCTGCTTCTGGAG GGGTGTTGGGCCTGAGTCTGTGGCCAGAGCAGCCCCATGGCCTGTACCTTCTGCCCCCTGGAGCCCCCTTTATTGAGCTGCTCCCACTCAAGGAAGAAACTCGGGAAGAGGCTACCCCCACTGTCCTGCTGGCTGAGGCCCAGAAGGGCAAGGAGTATGAGCTGGTGTTGACCAACCACGCCAGCCTCACCAG GTGCCGGCTTGGTGATGTGGTACAGGTAGTGGGCATCTACAATCAGTGTCCGGTCGTCAAATTCATCTGCAG GCTGGGCCAGACCCTGAGTGTTCGAGGCGAAGACACTG ATTCCTCTGAGGGCTCCGCTCCCCACTATGAGGTATTTGTGGCACTGAAGGGGCTGAGGAACTTGTCAGAGGAAAATCGAGACAAG CTTGACCACTGCCTTCAGGAGACCTCCACTCGCTACAAGTACCTGCGGTTCCGGGGCAGCATGGGCCCTGCCCAAGTCCACCTGGTGGGGCAGGGCGCCTTCAGGGAACTGCGGGCAGCCCTCGCTGCCTGCCCCTCGGCCCCTTTCCCTCCTGAGATGCCCCGGGTCCTCAGGCACAGGCCCCTGGCCCAGTGCCTGCAGAGGAGAGTGGTGTCCTGA
- the KCNH4 gene encoding potassium voltage-gated channel subfamily H member 4, translating into MPVMKGLLAPQNTFLDTIATRFDGTHSNFLLANAQGPRGFPIVYCSDGFCELTGYGRTEVMQKTCSCRFLYGPETSEPALQRLHKALEGHQEHRAEICFYRKDGSAFWCLLDMMPIKNEMGEVVLFLFSFKDITQSGGPGLGPPGGHGDSNHENSLGRRGASSRLRSARRQSRTVLHRLTGHFGRRGQRGMKTNNVFEPKPSVPEYKVASVGGSRCLLLHYSVPKAIWDGLILLATFYVAVTVPYNVCFSGDDDTLITSRHTLVSDIAVEMLFILDIILNFRTTYVSQSGQVVSAPRSIGLHYLATWFFVDLIAALPFDLLYVFNITVTSLVHLLKTVRLLRLLRLLQKLERYSQCSAVVLTLLMSVFALLAHWMACVWYVIGRREMEANDPLLWDIGWLHELGKRLEVPYVNGSAGGPSRRSAYIAALYFTLSSLTSVGFGNVCANTDAEKIFSICTMLIGALMHAVVFGNVTAIIQRMYSRRSLYHSRMKDLKDFIRVHRLPRPLKQRMLEYFQTTWAVNSGIDANELLRDFPDELRADIAMHLNREILQLPLFGAASRGCLRALSLHIKTSFCAPGEYLLRRGDALQAHYYVCSGSLEVLRDNMVLAILGKGDLIGADIPEPGSGTTPSCVLKTSADVKALTYCGLQQLSSQGLAEVLRLYPEYGAAFRAGLPRDLTFNLRHGSETNGLCRFSRSPRLSQPRSESLGSSSDKTQPSITEAEAGAEPGGGPRPRRPLLLPNLSPARPRGSLVSLLGEELPPFSALVSSPSLSPAPSPALAGRGHSPSPHGPPRGSAAWKPPQLLIPPLGTFGPPDLSPRIVDGIEDSGSTAEAPTFRFSRRPEHPRSRLQASPTGPTPSQEAAPEAEEVKEKVCRLNQEISRLNREVSQLSQELRHMMGLLQARLGPPGHPTVSAWPPHPPCPPQRPPCSSPYMSGPPPGLLDTTRAEIHCPASVGTAEMGAAPLGLRPSVRSPYPSEPDPLGPSPVPEAPPPNSSLMRHSFRSRSDTIH; encoded by the exons ATGCCGGTCATGAAGGGGTTGCTGGCCCCGCAGAACACCTTCCTGGACACCATCGCCACTCGCTTCGACGGCACGC ACAGCAACTTCCTGCTGGCTAACGCCCAGGGCCCACGGGGCTTTCCCATTGTCTACTGTTCCGACGGCTTCTGCGAGCTCACAGGCTACGGCCGCACCGAGGTCATGCAGAAAACCTGCAGCTGCCGCTTCCTCTATGGTCCAGAGACCAGTGAGCCAGCCCTGCAGAGGCTGCACAAGGCTCTGGAGGGCCATCAGGAGCACCGCGCTGAAATCTGCTTCTACCGAAAGGATG GCTCAGCCTTTTGGTGCCTCCTGGACATGATGCCCATCAAGAATGAGATGGGGGAGGTCGtacttttcctcttctccttcaagGACATCACTCAGAGCGGAGGCCCAGGACTTGGCCCCCCAGGAGGCCATGGCGATAGTAATCATG AAAACTCCCTTGGCAGGAGGGGAGCCAGCTCAAGACTTCGATCTGCCAGGAGGCAGAGCCGTACTGTCCTACACCGACTGACCGGCCACTTTGGCCGCCGGGGCCAGAGAGGCATGAAAACCAAT AACGTGTTTGAGCCAAAGCCATCAGTGCCCGAATACAAggtggcctccgtgggggggtcCCGCTGCCTCCTCCTCCACTACAGCGTCCCCAAGGCCATCTGGGATGGCCTCATCCTCCTCGCCACCTTCTACGTTGCTGTCACTGTCCCCTACAACGTCTGCTTCTCGGGTGATGACGACACCCTCATCACCTCCCGACACACCCTTGTCAGCGACATCGCCGTGGAGATGCTCTTCATTCTGG ATATCATCCTGAACTTCCGCACCACCTATGTGTCCCAGTCTGGCCAGGTGGTCTCTGCTCCTCGTTCCATTGGCCTCCACTACCTGGCCACCTGGTTCTTTGTTGACCTTATTGCTGCTCTACCTTTTGACCTGCTTTATGTCTTCAACATCACCGTG ACATCTCTGGTGCACCTGCTGAAGACGGTGAGGCTGCTGCGGCTGCTGAGGCTGCTGCAGAAGCTGGAGCGGTACTCGCAGTGCAGCGCCGTGGTGCTCACACTGCTCATGTCGGTCTTTGCGCTCCTTGCCCACTGGATGGCCTGCGTCTGGTATGTCATCGGGCGCCGGGAGATGGAGGCCAACGACCCGCTGCTCTGGGACATCG GCTGGTTGCACGAGCTGGGCAAGCGGCTGGAGGTGCCCTATGTCAACGGCTCAGCGGGCGGCCCATCGCGGCGCAGCGCCTACATCGCCGCGCTCTACTTCACGCTGAGTAGCCTCACGAGCGTGGGCTTCGGCAACGTGTGTGCCAACACCGACGCCGAGAAGATCTTCTCCATCTGCACCATGCTCATAGGCG CGCTGATGCACGCCGTGGTGTTCGGGAACGTGACGGCCATCATCCAGCGCATGTACTCGCGCCGCTCACTCTACCACAGCCGCATGAAGGACCTCAAGGACTTCATCCGCGTGCACCGCCTACCGCGGCCACTCAAGCAGCGCATGCTCGAGTACTTCCAGACCACGTGGGCGGTCAACAGCGGCATTGACGCCAACGAG TTACTGCGTGACTTCCCAGATGAGCTGAGAGCTGATATTGCTATGCACCTGAATCGGGAGATCCTGCAGCTGCCCCTGTTTGgagcagcgagcaggggctgtcTGCGGGCTCTCTCCCTACACATCAAGACCTCATTCTGCGCTCCTGGCGAATACCTGCTGCGCCGCGGGGATGCCCTGCAGGCGCACTACTACGTCTGCTCTGGCTCGCTGGAGGTGCTCCGCGACAACATGGTGCTGGCCATCCTGG GGAAAGGAGACCTGATTGGGGCGGATATCCCCGAGCCTGGGTCAGGCACAACTCCAAGCTGCGTGCTGAAGACCAGTGCTGACGTGAAGGCACTCACCTACTGTGGCCTGCAGCAACTGAGCAGCCAAGGGCTGGCCGAGGTCCTGAGGCTCTATCCTGAGTATGGAGCTGCCTTCCGGGCTGGCTTGCCCCGGGACCTCACCTTCAACCTGCGCCACGGCTCTGAGACCAAT GGCCTCTGCCGCTTTTCCCGATCCCCTCGCCTCTCCCAG CCGCGCTCGGAGAGCCTGGGTTCCTCCTCAGACAAGACCCAGCCATCCATCACAGAGGCCGAGGCTGGGGCCGAGCCTGGCGGTGGTCCCAGGCCCCGGCGGCCCCTCCTGCTGCCCAACCTCAGCCCAGCGCGGCCCCGGGGCTCCCTGGTCAGCCTCTTGGGGGAGGAGCTGCCCCCTTTCTCAGCCCttgtctcctctccttccctgtccccagccccttcccctgccctggCTGGCCGGGGCCACAGCCCCTCCCCTCATGGCCCCCCCAGGGGCTCTGCTGCCTGGAAGCCCCCCCAGCTTCTCATTCCCCCACTGGGAACCTTTGGACCTCCGGACCTCAGTCCCCG GATAGTGGATGGTATTGAGGACTCTGGCAGCACGGCAGAGGCCCCTACGTTCCGGTTCAGCAGGAGGCCTGAGCACCCTAGATCTCGCTTGCAGGCCTCTCCTACAG GGCCCACGCCCAGCCAGGAAGCCGCCCCTGAGGCTGAGGAGGTGAAGGAAAAGGTCTGCAGACTGAACCAGGAG ATTTCCCGTCTCAACCGAGAAGTGTCTCAGCTTAGCCAGGAACTTCGACACATGATGGGCCTGCTGCAGGCCAGACTGGGTCCCCCGGGCCACCCAACAGTCTCGGCTTGGCCCCCACACCCTCCTTGCCCACCTCAGAGGCCTCCATGCAGTTCTCCTTATATGTCCGGACCACCACCTGGCCTCCTCGATACTACTCGGGCTGAGATCCACTGCCCGGCCAGTGTGGGGACAGCAGAGATGGGGGCTGCCCCCCTCGGCCTGAGACCCTCTGTACGGTCCCCCTACCCTTCCGAGCCTGACCCTCTGGGACCCTCCCCAGTGCCAGAGGCCCCGCCTCCAAACTCAAGCCTCATGAGGCACAGCTTTCGGTCCAGGTCAGACACGATCCACTGA
- the HCRT gene encoding hypocretin neuropeptide precursor has product MNPSSTKVSWATVTLLLLLLLLPPALLSPGAAAQPLPDCCRQKTCSCRLYELLHGAGNHAAGILTLGKRRPGPPGLQGRLQRLLQASGNHAAGILTMGRRAGAEPALRPCSGRRCLSEAASSVAPGGRSGV; this is encoded by the exons ATGAATCCTTCCTCTACAAAG GTCTCCTGGGCCACCGTGacgctgctgctcctgctactGTTGCTGCCGCCCGCGCTGCTGTCACCCGGGGCGGCCGCGCAGCCCCTGCCCGACTGCTGCCGTCAGAAGACTTGCTCCTGCCGCCTCTACGAACTGCTGCACGGCGCCGGCAATCACGCGGCCGGCATCCTCACGCTGGGCAAGCGGCGGCCCGGGCCCCCGGGCCTCCAGGGCCGGCTGCAGCGCCTCCTGCAGGCTAGCGGCAACCACGCGGCCGGCATCCTGACCATGGGCCGCCGCGCAGGCGCAGAGCCAGCGCTGCGCCCCTGCTCCGGCCGCCGGTGTCTCTCTGAGGCCGCCTCCTCCGTGGCACCTGGGGGACGGTCCGGGGTCTGA
- the GHDC gene encoding GH3 domain-containing protein isoform X1: MLLLLLSLLLLLPLAVLLWRPRSWDARQSWLVRLQHRVAWGALRWAAAWQQKRLAQSTLHVGQSQQQALRRCLHGAQGPRCTLRGSTDISTFRNHLPLTKASQAQEEESGGQPLPPTSNRYHGEGSLQATLLGLAALNKAYPEVLAPGGTARVTASSPWPYPLPWPWHALGQVSPTGAKDPRVLLLEALRSPGLQALEAGTATELLDVFLDLEAHGEELAEAIAAGNPGAPLPRRAAELREALEQGTRGLALRLWPKLQVVVTLDAGGQAEAVAALGALWCQGLTFFSPAYAASGGVLGLSLWPEQPHGLYLLPPGAPFIELLPLKEETREEATPTVLLAEAQKGKEYELVLTNHASLTRCRLGDVVQVVGIYNQCPVVKFICRLGQTLSVRGEDTGEDVFSEALGRAVGQWPGAKLLDHGWVESRILDSSEGSAPHYEVFVALKGLRNLSEENRDKLDHCLQETSTRYKYLRFRGSMGPAQVHLVGQGAFRELRAALAACPSAPFPPEMPRVLRHRPLAQCLQRRVVS; the protein is encoded by the exons atgctgctgctgctgctgtccctgttgctgctgctgccactggCCGTACTCCTGTGGCGGCCGCGGTCCTGGGATGCCAGGCAGTCCTGGCTTGTCCGCCTCCAGCACCGTGTGGCGTGGGGGGCCCTGCGCTGGGCAGCTGCCTGGCAGCAGAAGAGACTAGCGCAGAGCACGCTGCACGTGGGCCAGAGCCAGCAGCAGGCCCTGAGGCGGTGTCTGCATGGAGCCCAGGGTCCCCGCTGTACCCTCAGAGGAAGCACAG ATATAAGCACCTTCCGGAATCATCTCCCTCTGACCAAGGCCAGCCAGGCCCAGGAGGAAGAAAGTGGGGGGCAGCCCTTGCCCCCCACCTCAAACCGGTACCATGGAGAGGGCTCTCTGCAG GCCACCTTGCTGGGTTTGGCCGCCCTAAACAAGGCCTACCCGGAAGTGCTGGCTCCAGGAGGCACAGCCCGTGTGACTGCTTCCTCCCCTTGGCCCTACCCCCTCCCCTGGCCTTGGCATGCCCTGGGCCAGGTGAGCCCCACTGGAGCCAAGGACCCAAGGGTCCTGCTGCTGGAGGCATTGAGGTCCCCAGGGCTGCAGGCTCTGGAAGCTGGGACGGCCACAGAGCTCCTAGATGTCTTCTTGGACCTGGAGGCCCATGGGGAAGAGCTGGCTGAGGCCATCGCTGCTGGGAACCCAGGAGCACCTCTCCCCAGACGGGCAGCTGAGCTGCGAGAGGCCCTGGAGCAGGGAACCCGAGGATTGGCCCTTCGGCTCTGGCCAAAACTGCAGGTGGTGGTGACTCTGGACGCAGGAGGCCAGGCTGAGGCTGTGGCCGCCCTGGGGGCCTTGTGGTGCCAAGGGCTCACCTTCTTCTCACCCGCTTACGCTGCTTCTGGAG GGGTGTTGGGCCTGAGTCTGTGGCCAGAGCAGCCCCATGGCCTGTACCTTCTGCCCCCTGGAGCCCCCTTTATTGAGCTGCTCCCACTCAAGGAAGAAACTCGGGAAGAGGCTACCCCCACTGTCCTGCTGGCTGAGGCCCAGAAGGGCAAGGAGTATGAGCTGGTGTTGACCAACCACGCCAGCCTCACCAG GTGCCGGCTTGGTGATGTGGTACAGGTAGTGGGCATCTACAATCAGTGTCCGGTCGTCAAATTCATCTGCAG GCTGGGCCAGACCCTGAGTGTTCGAGGCGAAGACACTGGTGAGGATGTGTTCTCTGAGGCCCTGGGCCGGGCCGTGGGGCAGTGGCCGGGGGCCAAGCTGTTGGATCATGGCTGGGTGGAGAGTAGGATTCTGG ATTCCTCTGAGGGCTCCGCTCCCCACTATGAGGTATTTGTGGCACTGAAGGGGCTGAGGAACTTGTCAGAGGAAAATCGAGACAAG CTTGACCACTGCCTTCAGGAGACCTCCACTCGCTACAAGTACCTGCGGTTCCGGGGCAGCATGGGCCCTGCCCAAGTCCACCTGGTGGGGCAGGGCGCCTTCAGGGAACTGCGGGCAGCCCTCGCTGCCTGCCCCTCGGCCCCTTTCCCTCCTGAGATGCCCCGGGTCCTCAGGCACAGGCCCCTGGCCCAGTGCCTGCAGAGGAGAGTGGTGTCCTGA